The sequence TCCATCCGCATGGCCCTGCGCGAGCGCTGGGGCAATGAGTCCGACCGCGATTTCGCCATCACCGGCGCTGACCTGGACCGGGAGGCCCTGGCCACGGCCCGCCGGGGCCGCTATCGCCCCCTCGCCTTTCGCGCCCTGGACCCGGAGCGCCAGGCCCGCTGGTTCACCGCCACCCGGAGGGCGACTGGCGCTTGGGGCGGACAGCATCCGGGCAGCGTGGACTTCCTGCAACTCAACCTGCTCGCCGCCACCTATCCCGAA is a genomic window of Chromatiaceae bacterium containing:
- a CDS encoding protein-glutamate O-methyltransferase CheR, encoding MRILCVGCATGEEPYSIRMALRERWGNESDRDFAITGADLDREALATARRGRYRPLAFRALDPERQARWFTATRRATGAWGGQHPGSVDFLQLNLLAATYPEALAGQDLIFYRNLSIYFDAPTRQIVMGRLGDLLQPAGYLLVGLAETLANDYGLLTLRDQGGV